The Microbacterium limosum sequence ACCAGCGCTGCTCCACGGCGGTCTTCACGAGGGAGACCGCCGCCGGCGAAAGCGAGCCGAAGACGTCGTCGACGAGCTTCGCCCGCGCGGCCGCCGGCGCGGCCGGGTCGGCAAGCGCGCCGCTCAGGTGGGACGATCCGCCCACGACGCGCGCGATGGCGAACAGCTCGCTCGCCACCTGCAGGTCGATCCCCTCGGTGCTCGCGAGCCCGCGGTTGCTGACCTCCAGGGCCTGAGTGGTCGCGCTTCCCATTACTGCGCCTTCCCGGCCGAGGCCTGCTCGGAGGCCTCGAGGTCGGCGAGGAAGCGGTCGACGACCGACTGCGCCTTGGCGTCGTCGGAAAGCGTCTCGCCGATGACGTTGCCGGCCAGGTCGAGCGCCAGGGTGCCCACCTCGGAGCGGAGCGACACGAGAGCGGTCTGACGCTCCGCCTCGATCTGCGCGTGCGCCGCGGCCGTCAGGCGTGCCGCCTCGACCGACGCGGCCTCCTTGGCCTCGGCGACGATCTTCTTGCCGTCCTCGCGAGCGATCTCGCGGATCTCACCGGCCTCCTTGCGGGCGGCGGCGAGCTGCGCCGTGTACTCCTCGAGGGCGGCTTCCGCCTTGCGCTGAGCCTCGTCGGCCTTCGCGATGTTGCCCTGGATGGCGTCGGCTCGCGCGTCGAGGACCTTCGAGACCCGCGGAAGAACGATCCGCCAGACGACGATCACGATGACGAGCATGCATACGCCCGACCAGATGATGTCGTAGATGGCCGGCAGCAGCGGGTTGCCGGCGGACTCCTCGGCGGCGATAGTGACAAGAGCGTTGTGCATCTCGTCTCCTTCTCTAGTCGTTCAGCGAGGAATCAAAGCGCGTTGAAGATGAAGGGCGTCGCGATACCGATCAGCGCGAGGATCTCGATGAACGCGACACCGATGAACATCGTCGTCTGCAGACGTCCGGCGAGCTCGGGCTGGCGAGCGGTCGACTCGATGGTCTTGCCGATCATGATGCCCAGACCGATGGCCGGGCCGATAGCGGCGAGGCCGTATCCGACGGTCGCGATGTTTCCCGAAATCTGAGCGAGAACAGTCGTTGCGTCCACTGGTGATTTTCCTTTCGTGTGGCGAGAAACCGGGCGGCTGCTCGTCAGTGTTCTTCCGCAACCGCGAGCTGGATGTAGACCGCGGTGAGGATGGTGAAGACGTACGCCTGGAGTGCGGCGACGAAGATCTCGAAGAGCGTGAAGGCGAAGCCGAGGGCGAGGGTTCCCGCCGCCAGCGGAGTAAACCAGTTCATGCTCAACAGGAAGAAGTGCGTCGCCGAGAAGAAGAGCACGAGCATGAGGTGCCCGACCATCATGTTGAGCAGCAACCGGAGGAAGAGCGACACGGGCCGCGCGATGAACGTCGAGATGAGCTCGACGACGGCGATGATCGGGATCAGGTAGAACGGCACGCCGCTCGGAACGAGCGAGCTCTTCAGGAAGCGAAGAGGCCCGTGGCGCTTGATTCCGGCGTAGATGAACAGCACGTAGGCGATCAGCGCGAACAGGAGCGGGGCGCCCGCCACCGAGGTGCCGGGAATGTTCAGGAACGGGATGATGCCCGTCAGATTCAGGAAGAGGATCCCGAAGAACAGCGCCGTGAGGATGGGCAGGAAGCGTCGGCCGTCCTTCTCCCCGAGCACCTGGAAGGCGACCTGCTCACGGACGAAACCGAAACCGAGTTCGACGACGGACTGGAACCGCCCCGGAACCACGGTCATCCGCCGCGAACCCCACAGCAGCAGGATCACCAGCGCGGCCGTGGCGATGAGCTGCACCATCGAGATGCGTGTGAACTCGAACGGCGTGCCTTCGAAGAGGAGTGCAGGCGGGAAGAAGTCGCCGATCGATGGCGGGCTGAAGTACGGCTCGTCAGCGGCCACCACAGAGATCATGCTCGCTTGAGTCAACGTGTGGCTCCAAAATGTCGTGCGGGCATCACTCGACGTGAAGGTGAGTGAGAAGTGGTCGTCCTCGCCGTGGCGTGAGCGTGACGTTCACCGCTGCTCGCCGACCTTGGAGGCATGGCCAGCCTATCAAAAGTCTGGACGTGTTCCGGACTCCGGCCCATCCTGCTCCCCCGGCAGGCGGACGTCGGATGCCGCGGACAGCCTCATCCGGCTGATGACGACGAGGTCCACGACGAGCGAAGCGACCGCCGCACCCACGAGAGACAGATAGAAGACGAGCGGCACGACCCAGGCGAGGTTGCTGAGGACGACCAGCGCGACAATGACGATGACGAACTTGAGCAGCCATCCCCCGAGGACGACCGCGAAGAAGATCTGGAGGTAGTAGGGGGTGCCGAACCAGCGGTTGCCGAGCATGATGCTGCCCGCGGTCAAGGCGGGGAACACGATGCCGACGGTGGCGCCGGCCACCGCGCTCCACAGGCCGTCGGAGCCGGCCACGAGGTAGCCGACCGTCGCGGCCACCACGAGGAGGATCGCGCCGACGCCTATCCCCCACCAGAGGGCTGCCCGCAGGATCGGTGCGCTGGAGATCGAGCGGGCGGGGTCGGTCGTCATGGGAGCTCCTCCACGGGGGTCATGATGCCGTCGGACGCCTCGGGGGCGCGTCGGCGCGGCCTGCGCGAGGGCA is a genomic window containing:
- the atpE gene encoding F0F1 ATP synthase subunit C, translating into MDATTVLAQISGNIATVGYGLAAIGPAIGLGIMIGKTIESTARQPELAGRLQTTMFIGVAFIEILALIGIATPFIFNAL
- the atpB gene encoding F0F1 ATP synthase subunit A, which codes for MISVVAADEPYFSPPSIGDFFPPALLFEGTPFEFTRISMVQLIATAALVILLLWGSRRMTVVPGRFQSVVELGFGFVREQVAFQVLGEKDGRRFLPILTALFFGILFLNLTGIIPFLNIPGTSVAGAPLLFALIAYVLFIYAGIKRHGPLRFLKSSLVPSGVPFYLIPIIAVVELISTFIARPVSLFLRLLLNMMVGHLMLVLFFSATHFFLLSMNWFTPLAAGTLALGFAFTLFEIFVAALQAYVFTILTAVYIQLAVAEEH
- a CDS encoding F0F1 ATP synthase subunit B, which translates into the protein MHNALVTIAAEESAGNPLLPAIYDIIWSGVCMLVIVIVVWRIVLPRVSKVLDARADAIQGNIAKADEAQRKAEAALEEYTAQLAAARKEAGEIREIAREDGKKIVAEAKEAASVEAARLTAAAHAQIEAERQTALVSLRSEVGTLALDLAGNVIGETLSDDAKAQSVVDRFLADLEASEQASAGKAQ